The sequence CTCAGGGTGGGTTGGTCCGTAGTATTGCGGCACGACGTCAGCGATAAGGAGCGTCTCCTGTTCGTGATCCGCCGCTATGATGATATCTCCATGGGGACCGCAGATTATCGAATTGCCCCGGAAATGCCACTGATCTTCACCGATATGTTCATACCCCCGCCTGTTCGCATACGCGCAGAATATATTATTCTGGTAAGCGTTGGCAGGTATCAGGAGTCGGGAGATATCAGGATATGGCACCGGGCTGCGGTTACCGTCAGGAAGCGTGTAGTAGCCGTCGGCCGCAGTCGGAATGACGACCAGCTTCGCCCCTTTAAGAGCAAGAATTCGAGAAAGTTCGGGGAATTCTGCCTCGTAGCAGTTGAGAACGCCAATGGGAAAGCCTTTAACCATCAGTACCGGGTAATCACTCCGGCCGAAATCCCAGACCAGCCGTTCCGAATCACCATAGAGATGTGTCTTACGATAGTTCTCCAACAGCGTGCCGTCCGCATCGATCACGGCAATTGCGTCGAAGTAGCGGAGAGAACCGTCTATCATGGCAACCTCGGGGTAAGGGAGAATGAGCGCCATGTCATATATCCTGGCTATCTCCCGTGCCCTGGTAATTGACGGGCCATCCTGTGGTTCAGCCATTTCCTCGGCCATCTCAATCGTAAGGGCATAGCCCGACAGATAGAGTTCAGGAAAACTCAGTAACTGAACATCGAACCGGCTTGCCTTCTCGACTATCCTTTCAAGACGCTCAAGGTTATCCTCCACGGCCTGCGAAGTACCGATCGCCGCCTGCCCCTGATAGATCCCCAGCCTGAGCCCTTCTCCCTCCTCCGGCAGGGATTCGTAGATATTCAAGCGATATACAAGCATGTTTCTGCCATCGATTACCGGTCCCGGTTCGACAGGCTCCTGAGCGAATGCCGGGAATACAGACGGTATCACCTGCACGAAAAGCAGAACGAAAGCAGATCGAAAAATATTCCTCTTTATAAGATTCATTTACTTCTCCTCCTGATAAGACCGAAACTCCGTATCAGGACACCCTTCCTGAACGAAGCCTGATTGAAAAACAGCAGACCGATATGACATGCGCCACGTTGCGTGTCACTGGATTCTGTTATTGCTCCCTGGCAAAATCTTTACCGTACAATTTAACCATACACTCAGGACATATCCCATGCGAGAACTTCGCGTCTGAATGATCAGAAACGTAGGACTCGATCTGCTTCCAGTAACCGTCATCATCCCTGAC comes from Candidatus Aegiribacteria sp. and encodes:
- a CDS encoding carbon-nitrogen hydrolase family protein; this encodes MLVYRLNIYESLPEEGEGLRLGIYQGQAAIGTSQAVEDNLERLERIVEKASRFDVQLLSFPELYLSGYALTIEMAEEMAEPQDGPSITRAREIARIYDMALILPYPEVAMIDGSLRYFDAIAVIDADGTLLENYRKTHLYGDSERLVWDFGRSDYPVLMVKGFPIGVLNCYEAEFPELSRILALKGAKLVVIPTAADGYYTLPDGNRSPVPYPDISRLLIPANAYQNNIFCAYANRRGYEHIGEDQWHFRGNSIICGPHGDIIIAADHEQETLLIADVVPQYYGPTHPEVDHNYLIDRRPGLYGELVREEVEFDSGYTYPTYPDWSK